AGCAATTTATAACGAGTTTTTTAATCTCCTATATCAAGAAATTGATTATATCCAAGAGGGAAAAAATACCGAGCGATTCGCTGCTAATTTTAACGGCTATCCTCGGATTATCGTACCTAAAGTTTATTGGCGTTACACAACGACAAAAATATTTACTGCCGAATACTTACCGGGTATTAAGGTTAACGATCGTCAAACTCTAGAAGCCTGTGGCATAGATCCTAAGCAAGTTAATCAGTTGGGTATTTGTTGTTACCTCAAACAATTATTATTAGATGGGTTTTTTCAAGCAGATCCTCATCCTGGAAATATGGCTGTCAGCCAAGATGGCAGCCTAATATTTTACGATTTTGGGATGATGGCAGAGATGAAGGCAATTGCCAAAGATCAGATGATCAGAACGTTTTTTGCAGTTCTGAAAAAAGATACTGAGGAGGTACTTGATACTTTAATCGATATGGGACTAATTGTGCCCGTATCCGATATGACCCCGGTACGCAGGCTATTAACATTTATCTTAGATCAATTTACCGAAAAGCCATTAGATATAAAAGCTTTTAGTAAAATGACCAGCGAAGTTTATGCCATGTTTGAGCAGCAACCATTTCGCTTACCTGCACAAATGACATTTATTTTGAAGGCATTAACCACCCTCGACGGTATAGCTAGGACGCTAGATCCTCAATACAACCCAGTAGCTTGCGCTCAACCCTTTATTAAGAGCATAACTGTCTCTCAAGGAAAGGGAAATTTAATTGGGGAACTAGCCAGACAAGCTAGGGACTTCGTTAAATATAAATGGAAGCAGCCTAGTGCAACTGAACTTTTAATCAGGCGGTTAGAAGAACGGATTGAACGCGGTGAGTTAGAGTTGCGCGTGAGGAATATTGAGAGCGATCGCACTCTCAAACGGATTAGTCTAGCTATTAAAAGTTTAATATATGCCTGTATCAGCGGATGTAGCTTGTTAGCTGGTGCATTACTACTAACAGTGCCATCCTATAACTGGGCGATCGCTGCTTTTACCTTAGCGGGTTTATGGTTCTTAATTTTGCTGCGAGCCTTAATCACTCTATCTATTAAGGAGAAATTAGACAAACTTGCGGAAAAATAAAAATAAATATAATTTTTAGACGATAGATAATTTATAAAGTACTCTGGCAATTGATTAAACCCATCCGTGCAGAAGATAAGTAAGGGAAATTTTATGATAATAGCTTTTGGAATAACTTATAGAAGTGTTGTATTACTTATTTATTAAGATTGAGAGTGAATGCTAAATAGCAAGGTTGCGATCGCGTGATTCAGGATAAATCGTAGTATCTTACCCTGTTGGTATCTTGACGCTCCCATAGATGCACAGAAAAGGGTGAGCGCGTAGCGCAGTCATCTGCTTTTGATCCGTACCAGGCACAGCAATATTTTCCCTGTAGCGATCGCTGCACCGACTTGCACAATATAAATTCAAATCGGCATTTGCATCAATACAATTTCTTTGATGCTGCGTACAGTCGGCGGCTACAACCGTATGGGTAACACTGTAATTAGTTTCCGGAAGTCAAAAAGCAAAAAGGCAAAAGATATGAATCTTTTGCCTTTTTGCTTTCTTTCAGTACCCCCAGGGGAATTCGAATCCCCGTCGCATCCGTGAAAGGGATGTGTCCTAGGCCTCTAGACGATGGGGGCTTGTTTGTTTAAGCCTTCGCTTGCCTCAACCTTATCTATAATAACTAACCTTATTGGGTCTGTCAACTACTTGAGCAAAAAATTTTTTAAACCTGTAAGTGCCTCTATTTCAAGCCTTTTCG
This sequence is a window from Microcoleus sp. FACHB-831. Protein-coding genes within it:
- a CDS encoding AarF/ABC1/UbiB kinase family protein, whose protein sequence is MLKKSAAPRPLRWQRSKYSLLARQRDIFTAAAEWMFYLWWDSTFPNNSPDHKNRRAQWLVETLLRLGPTFIKIGQALSTRADLLPLEYVEALAKLQDKVPPFSAEEAIALIESELSNSLYALYRDFERFPLAAASLGQVHKARLHTGEDVVIKVQRPGLENLFKLDFQALGKLLRFCNRYLPWTRKYELEAIYNEFFNLLYQEIDYIQEGKNTERFAANFNGYPRIIVPKVYWRYTTTKIFTAEYLPGIKVNDRQTLEACGIDPKQVNQLGICCYLKQLLLDGFFQADPHPGNMAVSQDGSLIFYDFGMMAEMKAIAKDQMIRTFFAVLKKDTEEVLDTLIDMGLIVPVSDMTPVRRLLTFILDQFTEKPLDIKAFSKMTSEVYAMFEQQPFRLPAQMTFILKALTTLDGIARTLDPQYNPVACAQPFIKSITVSQGKGNLIGELARQARDFVKYKWKQPSATELLIRRLEERIERGELELRVRNIESDRTLKRISLAIKSLIYACISGCSLLAGALLLTVPSYNWAIAAFTLAGLWFLILLRALITLSIKEKLDKLAEK